A section of the Pygocentrus nattereri isolate fPygNat1 chromosome 18, fPygNat1.pri, whole genome shotgun sequence genome encodes:
- the adra1ab gene encoding alpha-1A adrenergic receptor isoform X2 yields MVPVEDNFTTVPLLDGCANCSLPSSYHIDLPKAVVMGLVFMLFIVFGVMGNILVILSVACHRHLRSVTHYFIANLAVADLLLSSVVLPFSASSELLGYWVFGRPLCNAWTALDVLCCTASILSLSVISVDRCLAVSYPLRYPSLATSGRGLGAVAAVWSLSAAISVGPLFGWREPMPEDESVCRVNEDPGYAIFSAACSFYLPLTVILVMYCRVYVVAWRKSRSLRDGRQQDGGSLRIHCGNTQRCQAHGQRNGDGAAVGKCRSHCSLVRLLTFSREKKAAKTLGVVVGCFILCWLPFFLVLPISSIFPSHRPSETVFKITFWLGYFNSCLNPIIYPCFSQEFKKAFQNVLRGHCFHRVARPWSPPAVGSFTPPSSQTASSSNSATPSAGLRAGSGSPVAMVTTEQPCMAGSHGTSLLKACCFNAKVKSTSTACLQLSDSTSPAPPKTHLVMGMKGGQAV; encoded by the exons ATGGTGCCAGTTGAGGATAATTTCACCACTGTCCCACTTTTGGATGGCTGTGCGAACTGCAGCCTTCCATCATCCTACCACATAGACCTTCCAAAGGCAGTGGTCATGGGGCTGGTGTTCATGCTCTTCATTGTTTTTGGTGTGATGGGCAACATCCTGGTCATCCTGTCTGTGGCCTGCCATCGGCACCTCCGTTCGGTCACCCATTACTTCattgcaaacctggctgtggcCGACCTCCTCCTGAGCTCTGTGGTGCTGCCGTTTTCGGCCTCCTCTGAGCTCCTGGGCTACTGGGTGTTCGGCCGGCCGCTGTGCAATGCCTGGACGGCGCTGGACGTCCTCTGCTGCACAGCATCCATCCTTAGCCTCTCAGTCATCTCCGTGGATCGCTGCCTGGCTGTCAGCTACCCACTGCGCTACCCCTCTCTGGCCACCAGCGGGCGCGGTTTGGGTGCAGTCGCCGCTGTTTGGAGCCTTTCAGCTGCCATCTCGGTCGGGCCCCTTTTCGGATGGAGAGAGCCGATGCCGGAGGACGAGTCAGTTTGTAGGGTAAATGAAGACCCGGGCTACGCCATCTTCTCAGCCGCATGCTCCTTCTACCTCCCACTGACTGTGATCCTGGTCATGTACTGCAGGGTGTATGTGGTAGCCTGGAGGAAGAGCCGGAGTCTGCGTGATGGGCGGCAGCAGGACGGTGGGTCACTCAGAATCCACTGTGGAAACACTCAGCGCTGTCAGGCTCATGGCCAGAG GAATGGAGATGGAGCGGCTGTGGGGAAATGTCGCTCCCACTGCAGCCTTGTGAGGCTGCTCACGTTCTCCCGAGAGAAGAAAGCTGCAAAGACCCTGGGCGTGGTGGTGGGCTGCTTCATTCTCTGCTGGCTTCCTTTCTTTCTCGTGCTGCCCATCA gttcCATCTTCCCGTCTCACCGGCCCTCAGAGACCGTGTTTAAAATCACCTTCTGGCTGGGTTATTTCAACAGCTGCCTCAACCCAATCATCTACCCCTGCTTCAGCCAGGAGTTTAAGAAGGCCTTCCAGAATGTTCTGAGGGGTCACTGCTTTCACAGAGTGGCTAGACCCTGGAGCCCCCCAGCTGTGGGTTCTTTTACGCCACCATCCTCCCAAACTGCCTCATCCTCCAACTCTGCTACTCCTTCTGCGGGTTTGAGGGCTGGGAGTGGCTCtcctgttgccatggtgaccacTGAGCAGCCTTGCATGGCAGGATCACATGGTACAAGCCTTCTGAAGGCCTGCTGTTTCAATGCTAAGGTAAAATCTACTAGCACAGCATGTCTACAGCTGTCTGACAGCACAAGTCCTGCCCCACCAAAGACTCACCTGGTCATGGGCATGAAAGGAGGGCAAGCTGTGTAA
- the adra1ab gene encoding alpha-1A adrenergic receptor isoform X1, protein MVPVEDNFTTVPLLDGCANCSLPSSYHIDLPKAVVMGLVFMLFIVFGVMGNILVILSVACHRHLRSVTHYFIANLAVADLLLSSVVLPFSASSELLGYWVFGRPLCNAWTALDVLCCTASILSLSVISVDRCLAVSYPLRYPSLATSGRGLGAVAAVWSLSAAISVGPLFGWREPMPEDESVCRVNEDPGYAIFSAACSFYLPLTVILVMYCRVYVVAWRKSRSLRDGRQQDGGSLRIHCGNTQRCQAHGQSRNGDGAAVGKCRSHCSLVRLLTFSREKKAAKTLGVVVGCFILCWLPFFLVLPISSIFPSHRPSETVFKITFWLGYFNSCLNPIIYPCFSQEFKKAFQNVLRGHCFHRVARPWSPPAVGSFTPPSSQTASSSNSATPSAGLRAGSGSPVAMVTTEQPCMAGSHGTSLLKACCFNAKVKSTSTACLQLSDSTSPAPPKTHLVMGMKGGQAV, encoded by the exons ATGGTGCCAGTTGAGGATAATTTCACCACTGTCCCACTTTTGGATGGCTGTGCGAACTGCAGCCTTCCATCATCCTACCACATAGACCTTCCAAAGGCAGTGGTCATGGGGCTGGTGTTCATGCTCTTCATTGTTTTTGGTGTGATGGGCAACATCCTGGTCATCCTGTCTGTGGCCTGCCATCGGCACCTCCGTTCGGTCACCCATTACTTCattgcaaacctggctgtggcCGACCTCCTCCTGAGCTCTGTGGTGCTGCCGTTTTCGGCCTCCTCTGAGCTCCTGGGCTACTGGGTGTTCGGCCGGCCGCTGTGCAATGCCTGGACGGCGCTGGACGTCCTCTGCTGCACAGCATCCATCCTTAGCCTCTCAGTCATCTCCGTGGATCGCTGCCTGGCTGTCAGCTACCCACTGCGCTACCCCTCTCTGGCCACCAGCGGGCGCGGTTTGGGTGCAGTCGCCGCTGTTTGGAGCCTTTCAGCTGCCATCTCGGTCGGGCCCCTTTTCGGATGGAGAGAGCCGATGCCGGAGGACGAGTCAGTTTGTAGGGTAAATGAAGACCCGGGCTACGCCATCTTCTCAGCCGCATGCTCCTTCTACCTCCCACTGACTGTGATCCTGGTCATGTACTGCAGGGTGTATGTGGTAGCCTGGAGGAAGAGCCGGAGTCTGCGTGATGGGCGGCAGCAGGACGGTGGGTCACTCAGAATCCACTGTGGAAACACTCAGCGCTGTCAGGCTCATGGCCAGAG CAGGAATGGAGATGGAGCGGCTGTGGGGAAATGTCGCTCCCACTGCAGCCTTGTGAGGCTGCTCACGTTCTCCCGAGAGAAGAAAGCTGCAAAGACCCTGGGCGTGGTGGTGGGCTGCTTCATTCTCTGCTGGCTTCCTTTCTTTCTCGTGCTGCCCATCA gttcCATCTTCCCGTCTCACCGGCCCTCAGAGACCGTGTTTAAAATCACCTTCTGGCTGGGTTATTTCAACAGCTGCCTCAACCCAATCATCTACCCCTGCTTCAGCCAGGAGTTTAAGAAGGCCTTCCAGAATGTTCTGAGGGGTCACTGCTTTCACAGAGTGGCTAGACCCTGGAGCCCCCCAGCTGTGGGTTCTTTTACGCCACCATCCTCCCAAACTGCCTCATCCTCCAACTCTGCTACTCCTTCTGCGGGTTTGAGGGCTGGGAGTGGCTCtcctgttgccatggtgaccacTGAGCAGCCTTGCATGGCAGGATCACATGGTACAAGCCTTCTGAAGGCCTGCTGTTTCAATGCTAAGGTAAAATCTACTAGCACAGCATGTCTACAGCTGTCTGACAGCACAAGTCCTGCCCCACCAAAGACTCACCTGGTCATGGGCATGAAAGGAGGGCAAGCTGTGTAA